The Methylomicrobium lacus LW14 genome window below encodes:
- a CDS encoding filamentous haemagglutinin family protein: MMTHYSTHRINEQAFRLKPLVLAIRMLIAGCLAFGAKVPPVRAELPVPLNTGPLTQTPIDIATQGQATGAIAGNALNIKQITDKATLDWKSFNIDAGSSVRFDQPGSTSIALNRIHDLSPSRIMGSLEANGQVYLVNQNGFVFGKDSQVNVNSLVATTLGISDKTFQRGITKVFDIDNSAALQGNGEIYLKNDQGEYLRDQNGDKIKIQVFIDQGAQIKTKGAGGRVIIAAPTVTNAGTIETPDGQTILAGAQDKVYLQEAGGDSDVRGLLVEVNKGGEVNNVGKVLAERGNVSLLGFAVNQKGIASATTSVQLNGTVRLLAREGIQSPSATGGKLLPKATLRASDQDDGLGTRATVTLDKGSLTRVDLDADKTATAIDAQAQPRSKIEISGHQVRLRDQSLVQAKSGNVSIQAVDNPANPTVKGNARIYLEAGSKVDVSGVKNVSLAMERNVVEVELRKNELRDSPLQRDGILAGEKVSVDLRDADMAYDPETGALTKASLPIADIKGAVDRIARNIDERSTSGGTIDLKSSGDVVAKQGSVLDFSGGSVSYRDGVISTTKLVADGEVFDISAADPNRQYEAMLNGDKVKYAPWAIRQRWPAESLTQRYEKGYVEGKAGGKLNISAYEALLDGVLDGTTVDGPYQRTPEQRAPGSALSIDLNNDNLFGKQDIVFGHNPLASTLGQDDPLPRLADGSAEPIALNLDPGLFKSAGVRRVDIKTNGAIRINEDAHIDMVDQADLSLASTGFELFGSISSRSGKVTVKPIALSTSGLLPSDITLGPHASIDVSGLWVNDWLSVRDGKALAPVSIDGGHVALITEQGDLRLDQGSKIDVSGGAWMQTDGALADGKGGSIDLLAQTHEAGGKVSSLTLDGSLAGWALHHGGQLNISTHEVVIGSADDVPGRLDSTATPLVLNPEFFQQGGFGDYHITSNVNGLKVADNVQLRPLQSNLQLKGTAYLKPTGTPVKNVSSVVTLPEFLRTPTNLTLSLAQLASQNRNEAVSIGKGASIKTDMQGTVALHSDTSIFVDGAIDAPGGNIFLTLDIPSAGDSGFFASQGIWLGPESRLAARGVYKEELNPYGLRMGDVLAGGQVMLTANRGYIVTYAGSEIDVSGTTRTLDFREIPDRGTQIRVVSKSISSAGGSIRLKAGEGILADGAFKAQGGNGAPGGTLAVELNGGLRQKPDFPVPGGGFPDDKAVTKPRALEISESATASIPAGLRRGDAIDSAFNGRALLNSTQLSRSGAANLAFKTDAVAGNTHTGSILFKGNVRLDAARSIVLDSPSLKTEGGQVTLSTAYAALGSTQSRLDTQLGNGLFLSKLAPDAVGGSGQFTVNAKGIDLVGGLSFNGFGQVNLASAGDVRAIGIRGLKDTKDFLGVLNLAGDLTIVASQVYPSTLTDYTINVGGSGGETVRIENSGGASAPVLSAGGKLTVNAPNIIQAGTLKAPFGTLALNAEKTLELAPGSLTSVAGGDLTVPFGQVSGGLNWLYPLDATGSINLLINTPPEKRLTLSGKDIAMQDGAKVDLSGGGDLYAYEFIPGPGGSTDVLNPNSAGFTPQFAIMPGLGNALTPFDPLEFQGSGLNVGDSVYLSAGSGVSAGWYTLLPAHYALLPGAYLVTPRQGFKDLQPGQVQQDFAGATIVAGRYGDPSAGIQDARWQGFAVEQGDIARTRSEYKDYSANTFFADKAAGEGTAAPQLPKDAGSLSIDVHNSLVLGAELAAAPGLNGLGGQVDISADNLRVVGSREDAASSPAGTVSLFDEDLNNLNAPSLLLGGVRSKEKNGQRVKVSTQTLNVAGDVQLSGQELILAARDQIKLDSGAVIESTGSTGKPGFDLLVDNKLAANGTANSDGALLRVSSSDQVNVVRDKAVTGSTGTLVVEEGVRLAAGGSMGLDSTRDTVFDGNIDMQGGSLALKSRRISLGEAPVNTPGLVLSNTAFNLDELQLISASDLDIYGAVGIQAKQLKIGAAAINGFNNAGATAEFSADSIRLFNSGSSSERAGTGSGTLVFNTGEFELGSGNYSVDGFHQVTVNASEAVKGQGQVQDPVTGNSALAAPGNWRVDGDLTLNAGHFIGGNGATTRIDATGHDVTLASPTTAIGLAPGGLGARWSIKADTIDSSGRFDLPSGILELEALRGNVNLNAGTVIDVAGQTIPFGTIDQFSSAGTVLLASSIGNIILADGAEIDLAGAVKGGKQAGDAGLLDVRAAKGQFLWNGLVSAVGDELANAEQRQGSLRLDVNTFGDGGFSELNGKLAAAGFSGEVSLRQRSGDVTLAAGDNVAARQFSLAADQGKVTLNGTVDVSGSQGGEVAIYGRNGIALGSGAGIDASSSLKGADGGHVTLDTVHRDDTGSGLLDLAAGGAIDVAGGEVGQGGSLHLRTGRDGNAVNISAVNTSITGAGADHSVLEATRVYDNQSVITSANIASWKADTVDFMNHAPAIQNLSAAAIDLLPGLEIRGGQNLTLADAWDLIDWRYQDAEGNAALPGFLTLRAGNDLNINASLSDAFAVASVPGQNNRVYQDMLQEGQSWSYNLVAGGNVNLASSYLARNPAAPNSSTLVKTQVKVRTGTGSIGIDSGKDLRFVADSSDASAAAAVYTIGTTAKYTRNQLLRGEIPGLPARLDGESDADYLNRQDPELMNELLRFGYLDETRIGTLFQKAEFPTQGGDITLRAGGTIEGVNTGQKMTDWLVRSGNLAENATPTLWGINISGDRSSQTGSIPAAKGIRNFNQNVGALGGGNVKVEAGGDIRNLSVMIPTTGKPLGTVSSTPNQWVKNGIAVNGGGDLALTAGNDIIGGEFFTGQGTAALKAGGSIANNAAGQGAIFELGDASFDVQARQDINIGGVYNPTLLKQTQIVGGESRFFTYGPDSAARFLASAGNINFQNTAGAGFEYSVYPGSVKAAALSGDIGINKSMTLFPSAKGQLELLAGRNVRSPAVAGETVAINMSDADVSLLPDRLTPVRSLEGSLHDGLIRARERLDPFSPVASIIHAAAPVHQGSAGKPVIRANLGDIAFAPGAQVIFFLPKASEFSAGRDIKNLSLSGQNLASDDISLIQAGRDIAFNTQISPDGVVLSNPNKIEIGGPGQLQVLAGRNINLGSSAGIRTIGNIVNPALSPNGAAINVMAGLSDAVDYAGFIERYQTHPEYRAELQALAGLDEQGQREHLNTFLKVLFEEIKQSAAAAAAAPAGERAELYQRGFDAIKALFPGDSYDGDLSLVFSQIKTLDGGGINMAVPGGKIDVGLAGQLAGIRKAANELGIVVQQEGDLNALIDQDFNVNQSRVFTLKGGDITVWSSKGSIDAGKGAKSAIAAPPPVTLVDEKGNIVTIFPPIVSGSGIQAIGNGQVTLAAPQGIVDAGEAGISGGQIVIAATAVVGASNIQASGGTVGVPTAAPAPVVPSGADSAATSAAKSASDGAGGNGEQDDGEQKDKQTSVVSILSTDVVGYGDCTVGEIRDGKPGCGT, from the coding sequence ATGATGACGCATTATTCTACTCACCGAATCAATGAACAGGCATTTCGGCTGAAGCCGCTGGTGCTGGCGATCCGGATGCTGATCGCCGGCTGTTTGGCGTTTGGAGCCAAAGTGCCGCCCGTGCGCGCCGAATTGCCCGTGCCTCTGAACACCGGGCCGTTGACCCAGACGCCTATCGATATTGCGACCCAGGGGCAGGCCACCGGCGCCATTGCCGGCAATGCCCTGAACATCAAGCAAATCACCGACAAGGCGACGCTGGACTGGAAAAGCTTCAACATCGACGCCGGCAGCAGCGTGCGTTTCGACCAGCCAGGGTCGACCTCGATCGCGCTGAACCGCATCCATGATCTCAGCCCGAGCCGCATCATGGGCTCGCTCGAAGCCAATGGCCAGGTCTATCTGGTCAATCAGAACGGTTTCGTCTTCGGCAAGGATTCGCAGGTCAACGTGAACTCCCTGGTCGCGACGACCTTGGGCATCAGCGACAAAACGTTTCAGCGCGGCATCACCAAGGTTTTCGATATCGACAATAGCGCCGCCTTGCAGGGCAACGGCGAAATTTACCTGAAAAACGATCAGGGTGAATACCTGCGCGATCAGAACGGCGACAAGATCAAAATTCAGGTATTCATCGACCAGGGCGCGCAAATCAAAACGAAAGGCGCCGGCGGCCGGGTGATCATCGCGGCGCCTACGGTGACCAACGCCGGCACGATCGAAACGCCAGACGGACAAACGATACTTGCCGGCGCGCAGGACAAGGTTTATCTGCAGGAAGCCGGCGGCGACTCGGACGTGCGCGGTTTGCTGGTCGAAGTCAATAAAGGCGGGGAAGTCAATAACGTCGGCAAGGTGCTGGCCGAACGCGGCAACGTCAGCCTGCTGGGCTTCGCGGTCAACCAGAAAGGCATCGCCTCCGCCACCACCTCGGTGCAGTTGAACGGCACCGTCAGACTGTTGGCGCGCGAAGGCATCCAGAGCCCCTCGGCGACTGGCGGCAAGCTGCTGCCCAAAGCCACGCTCAGGGCTTCCGATCAGGACGATGGTCTCGGCACCAGGGCAACCGTGACGCTGGACAAGGGCAGCCTGACCCGCGTCGACCTCGACGCCGATAAAACCGCGACCGCGATCGACGCGCAGGCCCAGCCACGCTCGAAAATCGAAATCTCAGGACACCAGGTAAGGCTGCGCGACCAGTCTTTGGTCCAGGCGAAATCCGGAAATGTCTCGATTCAGGCGGTGGACAACCCGGCGAATCCCACGGTCAAGGGTAATGCCCGGATCTATCTGGAAGCCGGCAGCAAGGTGGACGTTTCCGGCGTCAAAAACGTCAGTCTGGCGATGGAGCGGAATGTCGTCGAGGTGGAACTGCGCAAGAACGAGTTGCGCGACTCGCCGTTGCAGCGCGACGGCATTTTGGCCGGCGAGAAGGTCTCTGTCGATCTGCGCGATGCCGACATGGCTTACGACCCGGAGACGGGCGCCTTGACCAAGGCCAGTCTGCCGATTGCGGACATTAAAGGCGCGGTGGACCGCATCGCCCGTAATATCGACGAACGCAGCACCTCGGGCGGCACCATCGATCTGAAGTCGAGCGGGGATGTCGTTGCCAAGCAGGGCAGTGTGCTCGATTTTTCCGGCGGCTCGGTCAGTTACCGGGACGGGGTCATCAGCACCACCAAACTGGTGGCGGACGGCGAGGTTTTCGATATTTCAGCAGCCGATCCGAACCGGCAATACGAAGCCATGCTGAATGGCGATAAGGTCAAATATGCGCCCTGGGCGATCAGGCAGCGCTGGCCGGCGGAGTCTCTGACGCAGCGCTACGAAAAAGGCTACGTCGAAGGCAAGGCAGGCGGCAAATTGAACATCAGCGCCTATGAAGCGCTGCTGGACGGCGTGCTCGACGGCACCACGGTCGACGGCCCCTACCAGAGAACGCCCGAACAGCGCGCTCCGGGCAGTGCGCTGAGCATCGATTTGAACAACGATAATCTGTTCGGAAAGCAGGACATCGTTTTCGGCCACAATCCGCTCGCATCAACCCTGGGGCAGGACGATCCCTTACCGCGCCTAGCCGACGGTTCGGCGGAACCTATTGCGTTGAACCTCGACCCTGGTCTGTTCAAAAGCGCCGGAGTCCGCCGCGTCGATATCAAAACCAACGGGGCGATACGGATCAACGAAGACGCCCATATCGACATGGTCGATCAGGCGGATTTGAGCCTGGCATCGACCGGGTTTGAGCTGTTCGGATCGATTTCCAGCCGTTCGGGCAAGGTGACGGTCAAACCGATAGCCTTGAGTACTTCGGGATTGCTGCCGAGCGACATCACGCTGGGGCCCCATGCCTCGATCGACGTCAGCGGCTTATGGGTCAATGACTGGTTGAGCGTCCGCGACGGCAAGGCATTGGCGCCGGTATCGATAGACGGCGGCCATGTCGCGCTGATCACCGAACAGGGCGATCTGCGCCTCGACCAGGGCAGCAAGATCGACGTCAGCGGCGGCGCCTGGATGCAGACCGACGGCGCGCTGGCGGACGGCAAAGGCGGCTCGATCGATTTACTCGCACAGACGCACGAGGCGGGCGGCAAGGTTTCAAGCCTGACGCTGGACGGCAGTCTGGCGGGATGGGCCTTGCATCACGGCGGCCAACTGAATATCAGCACCCACGAGGTGGTCATCGGTTCCGCCGACGATGTGCCTGGACGTCTGGATTCCACGGCGACGCCCCTGGTGCTGAACCCCGAATTTTTTCAGCAGGGCGGCTTCGGCGATTACCACATCACCTCCAATGTTAACGGCCTGAAGGTGGCCGATAACGTGCAACTGCGGCCATTGCAAAGCAATTTGCAGCTGAAGGGCACCGCTTACCTGAAGCCTACCGGAACCCCGGTCAAAAACGTCAGTTCGGTGGTAACCCTGCCGGAATTCTTGCGCACCCCGACGAATCTGACGCTGTCTCTGGCTCAACTGGCGAGCCAAAACCGGAATGAAGCAGTGAGCATCGGCAAGGGTGCCTCGATCAAGACCGACATGCAGGGCACCGTAGCGTTGCATTCGGATACCTCGATATTCGTCGACGGCGCGATCGACGCGCCGGGGGGCAACATTTTTCTGACCCTGGACATTCCGTCCGCCGGCGATTCGGGGTTCTTCGCCTCTCAGGGCATCTGGCTGGGGCCCGAAAGCCGATTGGCGGCGCGCGGCGTCTATAAGGAAGAATTGAATCCCTATGGCCTGCGCATGGGCGACGTATTGGCGGGCGGCCAGGTGATGTTGACCGCGAATCGCGGTTATATCGTGACCTACGCCGGTTCGGAAATCGATGTGTCCGGCACCACCCGCACGCTGGATTTCAGGGAAATCCCGGATCGGGGGACCCAGATCAGGGTGGTTTCCAAGTCGATTTCCTCCGCAGGCGGCTCGATCCGCCTGAAGGCGGGCGAAGGCATCCTGGCGGACGGCGCGTTCAAGGCGCAAGGCGGCAACGGCGCCCCCGGCGGAACGCTGGCGGTCGAACTGAACGGCGGCCTCAGGCAAAAGCCGGATTTTCCGGTTCCGGGCGGCGGTTTTCCGGACGATAAGGCGGTGACCAAGCCACGCGCGCTTGAAATCAGCGAGTCGGCAACGGCGTCCATTCCTGCAGGTCTCAGGCGGGGCGATGCGATCGATAGCGCCTTCAACGGCCGCGCCTTGCTGAATAGCACCCAACTGAGCCGTTCGGGCGCGGCGAACCTGGCATTCAAGACCGATGCGGTCGCCGGCAATACCCATACCGGCAGTATCCTGTTCAAGGGTAATGTCCGGCTCGATGCGGCGAGAAGCATCGTCCTCGATTCCCCGAGTCTTAAAACCGAGGGGGGACAGGTGACTTTGAGCACCGCTTACGCGGCCTTGGGCTCCACGCAAAGCCGTCTGGATACGCAACTGGGCAACGGGCTGTTTTTGAGCAAACTGGCGCCGGATGCGGTGGGCGGCAGCGGGCAATTCACCGTGAATGCAAAGGGCATCGATCTGGTCGGCGGCTTGAGCTTCAACGGATTCGGCCAGGTCAACTTGGCCAGCGCGGGCGATGTTCGCGCTATCGGCATTCGGGGTCTCAAGGATACCAAGGATTTTCTTGGCGTGCTGAATCTGGCCGGCGATTTGACGATCGTGGCGAGCCAGGTTTATCCGTCCACCTTGACCGATTACACGATCAACGTCGGCGGCAGCGGCGGCGAAACCGTACGCATTGAAAACAGCGGCGGCGCCTCGGCGCCTGTGCTTTCGGCCGGCGGAAAATTGACCGTCAATGCGCCGAACATCATCCAGGCGGGCACACTGAAGGCGCCGTTCGGCACCTTGGCGCTGAATGCCGAAAAGACGCTCGAACTCGCGCCAGGCAGCCTGACCTCGGTCGCGGGCGGCGATTTGACCGTGCCGTTCGGCCAGGTGTCGGGCGGACTGAACTGGCTCTATCCCCTGGATGCGACCGGTTCGATCAATTTGTTGATCAACACGCCGCCGGAAAAACGGCTGACGCTTTCGGGGAAAGACATTGCGATGCAGGACGGCGCCAAGGTCGATTTGTCGGGCGGCGGCGATCTCTATGCTTACGAATTCATCCCGGGGCCGGGCGGCAGCACCGATGTGCTGAATCCGAACAGCGCCGGCTTTACGCCGCAATTCGCGATCATGCCGGGGCTCGGCAATGCCTTGACGCCCTTCGACCCCTTGGAGTTTCAGGGATCGGGCCTGAACGTCGGCGACAGCGTTTATCTGAGCGCAGGCTCCGGCGTCAGCGCCGGCTGGTACACCTTGCTGCCGGCCCATTACGCCCTGTTGCCGGGCGCCTATCTGGTCACCCCACGGCAGGGATTCAAGGATTTGCAGCCCGGACAGGTTCAGCAGGATTTTGCCGGGGCGACCATCGTCGCCGGACGCTACGGCGATCCGAGCGCCGGCATTCAGGATGCACGCTGGCAGGGTTTTGCGGTCGAACAAGGCGATATCGCCAGGACCCGGTCCGAATATAAGGATTATTCGGCCAATACGTTTTTTGCCGACAAGGCGGCCGGCGAAGGCACAGCGGCGCCGCAACTGCCGAAGGACGCCGGCAGCCTGTCGATCGACGTGCACAACAGTCTGGTGCTGGGCGCCGAATTGGCCGCGGCCCCTGGTCTGAACGGCCTGGGCGGACAGGTGGATATCAGCGCCGATAACCTCCGAGTGGTCGGCAGTCGCGAGGATGCCGCATCGAGCCCGGCCGGCACGGTCAGCCTGTTCGACGAGGACCTGAACAACCTGAATGCGCCGAGCCTGTTGTTGGGCGGCGTGCGCAGCAAGGAAAAGAACGGACAGCGGGTGAAGGTGTCGACGCAGACGCTGAACGTGGCCGGCGACGTGCAATTGAGCGGACAGGAGCTGATTCTGGCCGCGCGCGATCAAATCAAACTGGACAGCGGCGCGGTGATCGAGAGCACCGGCAGCACCGGTAAGCCGGGCTTCGATCTGCTGGTGGACAATAAGCTGGCGGCAAACGGCACGGCCAACAGCGACGGCGCCTTGCTGCGGGTGTCTTCCTCGGACCAAGTCAACGTCGTGCGCGACAAGGCCGTGACCGGAAGCACCGGCACGCTGGTGGTCGAAGAAGGCGTGCGGCTCGCGGCCGGCGGCTCGATGGGGCTCGATTCGACCCGGGATACCGTGTTCGACGGCAACATAGACATGCAGGGGGGGTCGCTGGCATTGAAATCGCGCCGTATCAGCCTCGGCGAGGCGCCGGTCAACACGCCTGGCCTGGTGTTGTCGAACACCGCTTTCAACCTGGACGAATTACAGTTGATCAGCGCGAGCGATCTGGATATTTACGGCGCTGTCGGCATCCAGGCGAAACAGCTCAAAATCGGCGCGGCGGCGATCAATGGCTTCAATAATGCCGGTGCTACGGCCGAATTCTCCGCCGACAGCATCCGCCTGTTCAATAGCGGTTCAAGCTCGGAGCGCGCAGGGACCGGCTCCGGCACTTTGGTTTTCAATACCGGCGAATTCGAACTCGGCAGCGGCAACTACTCGGTCGATGGCTTCCATCAGGTGACCGTCAATGCGAGCGAGGCGGTCAAGGGCCAGGGGCAAGTCCAGGACCCCGTGACCGGCAACAGCGCCTTGGCCGCGCCGGGCAACTGGCGTGTCGACGGCGACCTGACCCTAAACGCCGGACATTTTATCGGCGGCAACGGCGCCACGACCCGTATCGATGCGACAGGGCATGACGTCACGCTGGCTTCGCCCACAACCGCGATAGGCCTAGCGCCAGGCGGCCTCGGTGCCCGCTGGTCGATTAAGGCCGATACGATAGACAGCTCGGGACGCTTCGATCTGCCTTCCGGGATTCTGGAACTCGAAGCCTTGCGTGGAAACGTGAATTTGAATGCGGGCACGGTGATCGATGTTGCAGGGCAAACGATCCCGTTCGGCACGATCGATCAGTTCTCGTCGGCGGGAACCGTCCTGCTGGCGTCGAGTATAGGCAACATCATTCTGGCCGACGGTGCCGAGATCGATCTCGCCGGCGCGGTCAAAGGCGGCAAGCAGGCCGGCGATGCGGGTCTGCTCGATGTACGCGCGGCGAAGGGGCAATTTCTCTGGAACGGTCTGGTCAGCGCGGTGGGGGATGAGCTCGCGAATGCCGAACAGCGCCAGGGAAGCCTGCGTCTGGACGTAAACACCTTCGGTGACGGCGGCTTTTCCGAGCTGAACGGCAAGCTTGCGGCGGCTGGTTTTTCCGGCGAAGTGTCTTTGCGTCAGCGTAGCGGCGATGTGACTCTCGCGGCCGGCGATAACGTGGCCGCGCGCCAATTCAGCCTCGCGGCGGATCAGGGCAAGGTGACGCTGAACGGAACGGTCGACGTCAGCGGCAGCCAGGGCGGCGAGGTCGCGATTTACGGCAGAAACGGCATAGCCCTCGGCAGCGGTGCCGGAATCGATGCGAGTTCATCCTTGAAAGGCGCCGACGGCGGCCATGTCACCTTGGATACCGTACACCGGGACGACACCGGCAGCGGGCTGCTGGATCTCGCCGCGGGCGGCGCGATCGATGTGGCCGGCGGCGAAGTCGGCCAGGGCGGGTCGCTGCATTTGCGTACCGGCAGGGACGGCAATGCGGTTAACATCAGCGCGGTCAATACCTCGATCACCGGTGCCGGTGCCGATCACAGCGTGCTGGAGGCAACGCGGGTTTACGACAATCAGTCTGTGATCACGAGCGCGAATATCGCGTCCTGGAAGGCCGATACCGTCGATTTCATGAATCACGCGCCGGCTATCCAGAATCTTTCCGCCGCCGCGATCGATCTGTTGCCCGGCCTCGAAATTCGCGGCGGACAAAACCTGACCCTGGCGGACGCCTGGGATTTGATCGACTGGCGTTATCAGGATGCGGAAGGCAACGCCGCCCTGCCGGGATTTTTGACCCTGAGAGCCGGCAACGATCTGAACATCAATGCCTCGCTGAGCGACGCCTTCGCGGTCGCTTCGGTTCCGGGCCAAAACAACCGGGTCTATCAGGACATGCTGCAAGAGGGGCAATCGTGGAGCTATAACCTGGTTGCGGGCGGCAATGTCAATCTGGCCAGTTCCTACCTGGCGCGGAATCCCGCGGCGCCGAATTCGAGCACCTTGGTCAAGACCCAGGTCAAGGTCAGAACCGGCACCGGCTCGATCGGGATAGATTCCGGCAAGGATCTGCGCTTTGTCGCCGATTCGTCCGATGCGTCGGCGGCCGCGGCCGTTTATACGATCGGCACGACCGCGAAATACACGCGTAACCAGCTGCTGCGCGGCGAGATACCGGGGCTGCCTGCTCGTCTGGACGGAGAAAGCGATGCGGATTACCTGAACCGCCAGGATCCGGAACTGATGAACGAACTGCTCCGCTTCGGTTATCTGGACGAAACGCGGATAGGCACGCTGTTTCAAAAAGCCGAATTCCCGACCCAGGGCGGCGACATCACCCTGCGGGCCGGCGGCACTATCGAAGGCGTGAACACCGGGCAAAAGATGACCGACTGGCTGGTCCGGAGTGGCAACTTGGCGGAAAACGCTACGCCGACGCTCTGGGGCATCAATATCAGCGGCGACCGGAGCAGCCAGACCGGCAGCATCCCTGCCGCGAAGGGCATCCGAAACTTCAATCAGAACGTCGGCGCGCTCGGCGGCGGCAATGTCAAAGTCGAAGCCGGCGGCGATATCCGGAACCTTTCGGTGATGATTCCGACCACCGGCAAGCCGCTCGGCACGGTCAGCAGCACGCCGAATCAGTGGGTCAAGAACGGCATCGCAGTCAACGGCGGCGGTGATCTGGCGCTGACCGCCGGCAACGACATCATCGGCGGCGAATTCTTTACCGGCCAGGGCACGGCCGCCCTGAAGGCCGGCGGCAGCATCGCGAACAATGCCGCAGGACAAGGCGCCATCTTCGAACTCGGCGATGCCAGCTTCGACGTCCAGGCGCGCCAGGATATCAACATCGGCGGCGTCTACAACCCGACCCTGCTGAAACAGACCCAGATCGTCGGGGGAGAATCCCGCTTCTTCACCTACGGCCCGGATAGCGCGGCCCGGTTTTTGGCGTCCGCCGGCAACATCAACTTCCAGAACACGGCCGGCGCCGGCTTCGAATATTCGGTTTACCCCGGCAGCGTCAAGGCGGCCGCGCTGTCCGGCGATATCGGCATCAACAAATCGATGACTTTGTTCCCGTCGGCGAAAGGGCAACTGGAGCTTTTGGCCGGGCGCAACGTCAGGTCGCCTGCGGTCGCCGGCGAGACGGTCGCGATCAACATGTCGGATGCCGATGTCTCGTTATTGCCGGATAGGCTGACGCCGGTCCGGTCGCTGGAAGGCAGTCTGCATGACGGCCTGATCCGGGCGCGGGAGCGGCTCGATCCGTTCAGCCCTGTCGCGAGCATCATCCATGCCGCGGCGCCGGTGCACCAAGGCAGCGCCGGCAAACCGGTGATCAGGGCCAATCTCGGCGACATCGCCTTCGCTCCCGGCGCCCAGGTGATCTTCTTCCTGCCGAAGGCGTCCGAATTCAGCGCCGGCAGGGACATCAAGAACCTGAGCCTGTCCGGACAAAATCTGGCGAGTGATGACATTTCGCTGATACAGGCGGGCCGGGATATTGCTTTCAATACCCAAATCAGCCCGGACGGGGTCGTGCTCTCCAATCCGAACAAGATCGAGATCGGAGGGCCCGGCCAATTGCAGGTACTGGCGGGTCGCAACATCAATCTCGGCAGTTCCGCGGGCATTCGGACGATCGGCAACATCGTGAATCCGGCCCTGAGCCCGAATGGCGCGGCGATCAATGTCATGGCCGGGCTCTCCGATGCGGTCGATTACGCCGGCTTCATCGAACGCTATCAAACGCACCCCGAATACCGGGCGGAACTGCAGGCGCTGGCCGGTCTCGACGAACAGGGTCAACGTGAACATCTGAACACGTTTTTAAAGGTCCTGTTCGAGGAGATCAAGCAGTCGGCTGCTGCCGCGGCGGCAGCACCGGCAGGCGAGCGGGCCGAACTCTATCAACGCGGCTTCGACGCGATCAAGGCGCTGTTTCCAGGCGACAGCTACGACGGCGATCTCAGCCTGGTCTTCAGCCAAATCAAGACGCTGGATGGTGGCGGCATCAACATGGCCGTCCCCGGCGGCAAGATCGACGTGGGCCTGGCGGGGCAGTTGGCGGGTATCCGCAAGGCTGCCAACGAACTCGGCATCGTCGTGCAGCAGGAAGGCGATTTGAACGCGCTGATCGACCAGGATTTCAACGTCAACCAGTCGCGTGTGTTCACCCTGAAAGGCGGCGACATTACCGTCTGGTCGTCCAAGGGCAGCATCGACGCCGGCAAGGGCGCCAAATCGGCGATCGCCGCGCCGCCGCCGGTTACCCTGGTCGACGAGAAAGGCAATATCGTCACGATTTTCCCGCCGATCGTTTCCGGCAGCGGTATTCAGGCGATCGGCAACGGCCAGGTCACCTTGGCGGCGCCGCAAGGCATCGTCGACGCGGGCGAAGCCGGCATCAGCGGCGGCCAGATCGTGATTGCCGCGACCGCGGTGGTCGGCGCCTCGAACATTCAGGCCTCCGGCGGCACGGTCGGCGTACCGACCGCGGCGCCGGCGCCTGTCGTGCCTTCAGGCGCCGACAGCGCCGCGACCAGCGCGGCAAAATCGGCAAGCGACGGCGCCGGGGGCAACGGCGAGCAGGACGACGGCGAGCAAAAAGATAAGCAGACGTCGGTCGTCAGCATTCTGAGCACCGATGTGGTCGGCTATGGCGATTGCACCGTCGGCGAAATCCGCGACGGCAAGCCGGGTTGCGGGACTTAG